The following proteins come from a genomic window of Rhodospirillales bacterium:
- a CDS encoding adenine phosphoribosyltransferase: MDIKNHIRSIPDFPKPGILFYDISTLLAHADAWSVAMGRLAKAVSRHQPDVLAGIESRGFLVAAPLALKLGLGFVMVRKRGKLPGETMRHEYALEYGSDIIEIQADAVAAGQRVVVLDDLLATGGTMAAAIALFRKAGAEVVGCACMIELTFLEGRARLDVPFSALVSYDS; this comes from the coding sequence ATGGACATCAAGAACCACATCCGCTCTATCCCCGATTTCCCCAAGCCGGGGATCCTGTTCTACGACATTTCGACGCTGCTGGCGCACGCCGACGCCTGGTCGGTGGCGATGGGGCGGTTGGCGAAGGCGGTCAGCCGTCACCAGCCGGACGTGCTGGCCGGCATCGAATCGCGCGGCTTCCTGGTGGCGGCGCCGCTGGCGCTCAAGCTCGGCCTCGGCTTCGTCATGGTCCGCAAGCGCGGCAAGCTGCCGGGGGAGACGATGCGCCATGAGTACGCGCTGGAATACGGCAGCGACATCATCGAGATCCAGGCCGATGCGGTCGCTGCGGGGCAGCGCGTCGTCGTCCTCGACGACCTGCTCGCCACCGGCGGCACCATGGCGGCGGCGATCGCCCTGTTCCGCAAGGCAGGCGCCGAGGTGGTCGGCTGCGCCTGCATGATCGAGCTCACCTTCCTCGAGGGCCGCGCGCGCCTCGACGTCCCCTTCTCGGCCCTGGTCAGCTACGACAGTTA
- a CDS encoding AFG1 family ATPase has protein sequence MDKGPLALYRERVGAGELKPDREQGLAAEKLESLYHALMHYQPSSGTTGWKERFGLGRRRQEPPQGLYMYGGVGRGKSMLMDLFFRCAPLEMKRRVHFHAFMQEVHGLLNDMRRRDAEYSLKGGSRTRPRPRDDVLNEVAARIAADAWLLCFDEFQVTDIADAMIIGRLFEALFEAGVVVVATSNRPPRDLYKDGLQRELFVPFIHLIERKLDLLHLDAGIDYRLESMRLMDVYLTPLGPESERRLDEYFKQLTHGAEVGPETIRVQGRDLAITRASDDIAFSGFPELCARPLGPADYLALAARFDVLLLAGIPRLGPGNRNEAKRFVTLIDALYEHKVKLICSAAAPAEELYPAGDGAFEFQRTVSRLHEMRSEAYIGSQHWS, from the coding sequence ATGGACAAGGGACCGCTGGCACTCTACCGGGAGCGCGTCGGCGCCGGGGAGTTGAAGCCGGATCGGGAGCAGGGACTGGCGGCGGAGAAGCTGGAAAGCCTGTATCACGCGTTGATGCACTACCAGCCTTCGTCCGGCACGACCGGCTGGAAGGAGCGGTTCGGGCTCGGGCGGCGAAGGCAGGAGCCGCCGCAGGGCCTCTACATGTACGGCGGCGTCGGCCGCGGCAAGTCGATGCTGATGGATCTGTTCTTCCGCTGCGCGCCCCTCGAAATGAAGCGCCGGGTGCACTTCCATGCATTCATGCAGGAGGTGCACGGCCTGCTCAACGACATGCGCCGCCGCGATGCCGAATACAGCCTCAAGGGCGGCTCGCGCACGCGTCCCCGCCCCCGCGACGATGTGCTCAACGAAGTGGCGGCGCGCATCGCCGCCGATGCCTGGCTGCTGTGCTTCGACGAATTCCAGGTGACCGACATTGCCGACGCCATGATCATCGGACGCCTGTTCGAGGCGCTGTTCGAAGCCGGCGTGGTGGTGGTCGCCACCTCCAACCGGCCGCCTCGGGATCTCTACAAGGACGGGCTGCAGCGGGAACTGTTCGTGCCGTTCATCCACCTGATCGAGCGCAAGCTGGATCTCCTGCACCTGGATGCCGGGATCGACTATCGCCTCGAAAGCATGCGGCTGATGGACGTCTACCTGACGCCGCTGGGACCAGAGAGCGAACGTCGGCTCGACGAGTACTTCAAGCAGTTGACCCACGGCGCCGAGGTCGGGCCGGAGACGATCCGGGTGCAAGGCCGCGACCTGGCGATCACCCGGGCCTCGGACGACATCGCCTTCAGCGGTTTCCCCGAACTGTGCGCGCGGCCGCTGGGCCCGGCCGATTATCTGGCCTTGGCGGCCCGGTTCGACGTGCTGCTGCTCGCCGGCATCCCCCGCCTCGGACCCGGCAACCGCAACGAGGCCAAGCGCTTCGTCACCCTCATCGACGCCCTCTACGAGCACAAGGTGAAGCTCATATGCTCGGCGGCGGCGCCGGCGGAGGAGCTGTATCCGGCCGGCGACGGCGCCTTCGAGTTCCAGCGCACCGTCTCCCGCCTGCACGAAATGCGATCCGAGGCCTACATCGGCAGCCAGCACTGGTCGTGA
- a CDS encoding sterol desaturase family protein — protein sequence MESLLAAEAVVRIGAFASVLAIMLLWEAAAPRRRLTAPRSGRWLANLGVVGVDTVLVRLVFPAAAVGVALTAAERGFGLFNAVPVPDIVALVVSVVVLDLAVYGQHVAFHKVPALWRLHRMHHSDVDIDATTGIRFHPIEILLSMAYKMALVAILGAPAAAVVAFEVLLNATAMFNHGNVRLPVALDRALRTIVVTPDFHRVHHSIHRDETDSNYGFNLSIWDRLFRTYRPQPRDGHEAMTIGIRQFRTPRDRRLHRLLIQPFLKG from the coding sequence ATGGAAAGTTTGCTTGCGGCCGAAGCTGTGGTGCGCATCGGCGCCTTCGCGTCCGTTCTGGCCATCATGCTGCTGTGGGAAGCGGCGGCGCCGCGTCGGCGGCTGACGGCGCCCCGCAGCGGCCGCTGGCTGGCCAACCTCGGCGTCGTCGGCGTCGACACGGTGCTGGTGCGCCTGGTCTTTCCGGCGGCCGCCGTCGGCGTCGCGCTGACCGCCGCCGAACGGGGTTTCGGGCTGTTCAACGCGGTTCCGGTGCCGGACATTGTTGCGCTGGTCGTCTCTGTGGTGGTGCTCGACCTCGCGGTCTACGGCCAGCACGTGGCGTTCCACAAGGTGCCGGCGTTGTGGCGGCTGCATCGCATGCACCACTCGGATGTGGACATCGACGCCACCACCGGCATCCGCTTTCACCCCATCGAGATCCTGCTGTCCATGGCCTACAAGATGGCGCTGGTCGCCATCCTCGGCGCTCCTGCGGCGGCGGTGGTGGCGTTCGAAGTGCTGCTCAACGCGACGGCCATGTTCAACCATGGCAATGTCCGCTTGCCGGTGGCGTTGGACCGGGCGCTCAGGACAATCGTCGTGACCCCGGACTTTCACCGTGTGCATCACTCGATCCACCGCGACGAGACTGACAGCAACTATGGTTTCAACCTCTCGATCTGGGATCGGCTCTTCCGCACCTACCGCCCCCAGCCCCGCGACGGCCACGAAGCGATGACCATCGGCATCCGTCAATTCCGCACCCCCCGCGACCGCCGCCTCCACCGCTTGCTCATCCAGCCGTTCCTGAAGGGGTGA
- the trxA gene encoding thioredoxin TrxA has translation MPKQVTDDSFDADVLKAEGPVLVDFWAEWCGPCKQIAPALDSVDAKMGDRLTVAKLNIDENPMTPSKYGVRGIPTLMLFKDGQIAATKIGTLSESKLLEWVQSVV, from the coding sequence ATGCCGAAGCAGGTGACAGACGATTCGTTCGATGCCGATGTGCTGAAGGCGGAAGGGCCGGTCCTGGTCGATTTTTGGGCGGAGTGGTGCGGGCCCTGCAAGCAGATCGCGCCGGCGCTCGACTCTGTCGACGCCAAGATGGGCGACAGACTCACGGTGGCGAAGCTCAACATCGACGAGAACCCGATGACCCCCTCCAAATACGGGGTCCGCGGCATCCCGACGCTCATGCTGTTCAAGGACGGCCAGATCGCCGCCACCAAGATCGGAACCCTCAGCGAGAGCAAGCTTCTGGAGTGGGTTCAATCGGTCGTGTGA
- a CDS encoding bifunctional folylpolyglutamate synthase/dihydrofolate synthase, translating into MTTEDILSRLGRLHPKVIDLSLGRVQRLLDDLGHPETRLQNVIHVAGTNGKGSVVAFLKAFLEAHGLCVHVLTSPHLVRFHERIVVAGSEIEDTALAAVLEECERVNNGQAITFFEITTVAALLAFARTPADATLLETGLGGRLDATNVVERPALTVLTPIAVDHQAFLGDTLAEIAAEKAGILKPGVPCLSAAQHADAEAVIQARAQALGAPLYIEGIDWTAESHGDGLVYRDADTSLTLPKPALAGRFQIRNAGLAVAASTRIPGLRLDAKALRRGMGRVVWPGRLQRLEGGPLNALLPNGWELWVDGGHNPAAGEAIADEIRHWRDRPLHILFGMLRQKDAVGFLTAIAPCCTGKMAAVAIPGEANSLEADEAAELARRAGLEAAPAASIRDALARLGRDGKEPARVLVCGSLYLAGAVLAAHRDDHTTD; encoded by the coding sequence ATGACCACTGAAGACATCCTGTCGCGCCTCGGCAGGCTCCACCCCAAGGTCATCGACCTTTCCCTCGGGCGGGTGCAGCGCCTGCTCGACGATCTCGGCCATCCTGAGACGCGGCTTCAGAACGTCATTCACGTCGCCGGGACCAACGGCAAAGGATCCGTCGTCGCCTTCCTCAAAGCGTTCCTGGAGGCGCACGGACTCTGCGTTCACGTCCTGACCTCGCCCCATCTCGTCCGCTTCCATGAGCGCATCGTCGTGGCCGGGAGCGAGATCGAAGACACGGCGTTGGCCGCGGTGCTGGAGGAGTGCGAGCGCGTCAACAACGGCCAGGCGATCACCTTTTTCGAGATCACCACCGTCGCCGCGCTGCTGGCCTTCGCGCGCACGCCCGCCGATGCGACGCTGCTCGAGACGGGGCTCGGCGGCCGCCTCGATGCGACCAATGTGGTCGAGCGGCCGGCGTTGACGGTCTTGACCCCCATCGCCGTCGATCACCAGGCCTTCCTCGGCGACACGCTGGCAGAGATCGCCGCCGAGAAAGCCGGAATCCTCAAGCCGGGGGTCCCTTGTTTGTCGGCCGCCCAACACGCCGACGCGGAGGCCGTCATTCAAGCGCGGGCACAGGCGCTCGGCGCACCGCTCTACATCGAAGGAATTGACTGGACCGCCGAGAGCCATGGGGACGGCCTCGTCTATCGGGATGCCGACACGTCTCTAACGCTACCGAAACCGGCGCTGGCGGGCAGGTTCCAGATCCGCAACGCCGGGTTGGCAGTGGCCGCGAGTACCCGCATTCCGGGGCTGCGCCTTGATGCGAAGGCGCTGCGGCGCGGCATGGGGCGCGTCGTGTGGCCGGGCCGGCTTCAGCGCCTGGAGGGAGGGCCGCTCAACGCCCTGCTGCCCAACGGCTGGGAGTTGTGGGTTGACGGCGGCCACAATCCCGCCGCCGGGGAGGCCATCGCCGACGAGATCCGACATTGGCGGGATCGGCCGCTGCACATCCTGTTCGGGATGCTGAGACAGAAGGACGCCGTGGGATTCCTGACCGCGATCGCGCCCTGCTGCACCGGGAAGATGGCGGCTGTGGCTATCCCCGGCGAAGCCAACAGCCTGGAGGCGGACGAAGCCGCCGAGTTAGCCCGACGGGCTGGTCTCGAAGCCGCGCCTGCTGCAAGCATCCGGGATGCGCTTGCGCGGCTCGGCCGGGACGGAAAGGAACCGGCGAGGGTGCTGGTTTGTGGCTCTCTCTATCTGGCGGGCGCGGTTCTCGCTGCGCACCGGGACGATCACACGACCGATTGA
- a CDS encoding acetyl-CoA carboxylase carboxyl transferase subunit beta, whose amino-acid sequence MSWLTYLVRPKFRDIVGTGRDKGEEEWLSCPRCGHRDRESRWRDALRVCPACDLHMPLPPPERLALLFGDGEFHAIELPSVRADPLRFRDVKRYSERLKEAQQATGRPEALVVCHGAIGGGNGVVAVLDPVFLGGTIGTAVGEGLITAAQLAVVQESPLVVVVSSAGLRVQEGVLSLLQPGRIAVALHQVRERRLPLIVVLADPHPWPHPWPYPRGAAAAFTDAAHVVIAEPASHASFRRDGGEWASGENRPAHGDTADAEGSAAAMAQPEMTESAEADIIVHRRELALTVAHFLDLLRHPRPSAEVLRLRSENAAKQL is encoded by the coding sequence TGCCCGCGCTGTGGGCACCGGGACCGGGAGAGCCGGTGGCGGGATGCGTTGCGGGTTTGCCCAGCGTGCGACCTCCACATGCCGCTGCCCCCGCCGGAGCGCCTGGCGCTCCTGTTCGGGGACGGCGAGTTTCATGCCATAGAGCTTCCGAGCGTACGGGCCGATCCGCTGCGCTTCCGCGACGTCAAGCGCTACAGCGAGCGTCTCAAGGAGGCGCAGCAAGCGACGGGCCGCCCGGAGGCGCTGGTCGTGTGCCATGGCGCGATCGGGGGCGGCAACGGTGTGGTTGCGGTGTTAGATCCCGTCTTCCTGGGCGGCACGATCGGCACCGCCGTGGGCGAGGGCCTCATCACCGCGGCGCAGTTGGCGGTCGTCCAGGAGTCGCCCTTGGTTGTCGTCGTTTCTTCGGCCGGGCTCCGTGTTCAGGAGGGCGTCTTGTCGCTGCTTCAGCCGGGTCGGATCGCCGTCGCCTTGCACCAGGTGCGGGAGCGGCGGCTGCCGCTGATCGTCGTGCTCGCGGATCCGCACCCTTGGCCGCACCCTTGGCCATACCCTCGGGGCGCCGCCGCTGCGTTCACTGACGCAGCCCATGTGGTGATCGCGGAGCCCGCAAGTCATGCATCTTTCCGCCGTGATGGAGGAGAGTGGGCCAGCGGTGAAAATCGGCCGGCTCATGGGGACACCGCCGATGCCGAGGGCTCTGCAGCGGCAATGGCGCAGCCGGAGATGACGGAAAGCGCCGAGGCCGACATCATCGTCCACCGCCGCGAGCTTGCCCTGACGGTGGCGCACTTCCTCGATCTGCTGCGCCATCCGCGACCATCCGCAGAGGTGCTGAGGCTTCGGAGCGAGAACGCGGCCAAGCAGCTTTGA